A genome region from Hydrogenoanaerobacterium saccharovorans includes the following:
- the amrB gene encoding AmmeMemoRadiSam system protein B has product MNKRLYCVLALVLLSACTSPANVPEPSPIILTVAESKTNNSLLNCIYFDRELFAQGLSSPCKYELDSAKTLTAGMVPHHLLAADMIAGFFSLAAQQKDSYDTVLLISPSHFPEKCSSDAVTATADWNTPYGILKTDIELVEALLSNETIGAENSSDAVEYDHGAAGLIPFVRYYLPKAKVAVCLLSNKLSQQRLDEIQRVINEQRKDKNILLIASADCSHYLMPHDAEKHDKATAQAIQSFDFAQIMQFSDSNLDSPQAVTTFLSAAQASGAVLKQLDHSSSAQKLPHAISNPIYDEGITTYYVYAAVK; this is encoded by the coding sequence ATGAATAAACGATTGTACTGTGTGCTTGCTTTGGTGTTGTTAAGTGCATGTACTTCACCCGCTAATGTACCCGAACCATCGCCGATAATTTTAACTGTAGCCGAAAGCAAAACCAATAACTCTTTGCTAAACTGCATCTACTTTGACCGTGAGCTGTTTGCACAGGGGCTATCTTCCCCGTGCAAATATGAGCTCGACAGTGCAAAAACTTTAACGGCGGGCATGGTTCCGCATCACCTGCTCGCTGCCGATATGATAGCAGGGTTTTTCTCGCTTGCAGCGCAGCAAAAAGATTCTTACGATACGGTTTTGTTGATATCTCCATCCCATTTCCCCGAAAAGTGCAGCAGCGATGCAGTCACCGCAACTGCCGATTGGAATACCCCTTACGGTATATTAAAAACAGACATTGAATTGGTTGAAGCATTACTGAGCAATGAGACAATCGGCGCAGAAAACAGCAGTGATGCTGTAGAATACGACCATGGTGCTGCGGGGCTGATACCGTTTGTGCGCTATTATCTGCCCAAGGCAAAAGTTGCGGTTTGCCTGCTTTCAAACAAACTTTCTCAGCAGCGTTTGGATGAAATACAGCGTGTCATCAACGAACAAAGAAAAGATAAAAATATTTTGCTAATTGCGTCTGCTGATTGCTCTCATTACCTGATGCCCCATGATGCCGAAAAACATGACAAAGCAACGGCGCAGGCAATTCAATCGTTTGATTTTGCACAAATCATGCAATTTTCAGACAGCAACTTGGACTCTCCTCAGGCAGTAACTACTTTTTTATCTGCCGCACAGGCAAGCGGCGCAGTATTAAAACAGCTGGATCACTCCAGCTCTGCACAAAAACTGCCGCATGCAATATCCAACCCCATTTACGATGAGGGCATTACAACTTATTATGTCTATGCCGCTGTTAAGTAA
- a CDS encoding transglutaminase domain-containing protein: MKRFLHYTAAMLVVLLLFGGCAGTKGKPVLSSACEPSAIANEQPDSDEKSLWQTDDFEEPKEAQNNYIVTLADGIAANILEPGMQDADKVKAAYEYVIANTFFAPPVGLDSWRIYDDKAVPSYIENRALSPLAYGIGSCEDYAAALTLLLQRMGFEARYVPGLTISVKGDFVDHAWTAVKIGYTWYHLDSQLEDNVIRSDTIAYRYFLKSDEYMLADHRWGENLIRYGGLTAEQIAEIQENYLLPACTANFRTPAPTHLQQTPRKNRKEVIAKINEKMKLYEQKQGRLDEAELNITPPVFGDTGYGPKD, from the coding sequence ATGAAACGTTTTTTACATTATACCGCGGCAATGTTGGTGGTATTGTTGCTGTTTGGAGGATGTGCAGGCACAAAGGGGAAACCTGTATTATCATCTGCATGTGAACCGTCGGCGATAGCAAACGAGCAACCGGACAGCGACGAAAAATCACTCTGGCAAACAGATGATTTTGAAGAACCGAAAGAAGCACAAAACAACTATATTGTAACGCTGGCAGACGGCATTGCAGCAAATATTTTAGAACCGGGCATGCAAGATGCCGATAAAGTAAAGGCTGCATATGAGTATGTGATTGCAAACACATTTTTTGCTCCGCCTGTAGGGTTGGATAGTTGGCGGATATACGATGACAAAGCAGTGCCGAGTTATATTGAAAACAGAGCTTTAAGCCCGTTGGCGTATGGAATCGGTTCGTGCGAAGATTACGCTGCTGCACTCACGTTGCTGCTGCAACGAATGGGGTTTGAGGCACGATATGTACCGGGGCTTACCATTTCTGTAAAAGGCGATTTTGTAGATCATGCATGGACTGCTGTAAAAATCGGATATACTTGGTACCATTTGGATTCACAGCTGGAAGACAATGTAATACGCAGTGATACAATTGCCTATCGTTACTTTTTAAAATCAGATGAATATATGCTTGCAGACCATCGTTGGGGTGAAAATCTAATCCGTTACGGCGGACTGACCGCCGAGCAGATAGCAGAAATACAAGAGAACTACCTTCTTCCTGCATGTACGGCTAATTTCCGAACACCGGCACCCACACATTTACAGCAGACGCCACGTAAAAACCGCAAAGAGGTTATTGCAAAGATAAATGAAAAAATGAAGCTATACGAGCAAAAACAAGGCAGGTTGGATGAAGCAGAACTTAACATTACACCACCTGTTTTTGGAGATACAGGGTATGGTCCAAAAGATTAA
- a CDS encoding recombinase family protein has protein sequence MEAIYARQSVEKKDSLSIEGQIELCARECCTDYTVYADRGYSGKNTNRPDFERMLEDIVAGKISKVVVYRLDRFSRSISDFGQIWNVLQKHNVEFVSITEKFDTSTPMGRAMLHIIMVFAQLERETIAQRIKDNYYQRAKYGSWLGGPAPFGFDIQRTCENGKNVPVLVANKDAEIVKHIFTEYAQPKISLGMLARMLTAEDIPCIKREHWDSVALSRILHNPCYVCLTPEVYLFYKNKGVQICGGIEDFSQDYAGLLIGKRDRSAGKYTELADCHFSPANHKGFIPAAIWLQCQHKLDRNRQIKNTGKGKYTWLSGLLKCGGCGYGIKVSKTKQKLYLRCSGRTNYSVCSEKLLLSVDEIESAVGDSIETLLAGCCIQQNSAITTADLDSNAALALIDTKIERLLLTITEANNVSMKYINKELGKLDAKKNDLLKKIAEQHLQKKGEELQDIEFSALEFEEKKVVAARLIKKVILHGENIEIVWNV, from the coding sequence TTGGAGGCTATCTATGCCCGTCAATCTGTGGAAAAAAAAGATAGTTTATCGATTGAAGGGCAGATAGAACTTTGTGCGCGTGAGTGCTGTACAGATTACACCGTGTATGCCGACCGAGGTTACAGCGGAAAAAACACCAACCGCCCCGACTTTGAACGAATGCTCGAAGACATTGTTGCAGGCAAAATCAGTAAGGTGGTGGTGTATCGGCTTGACCGATTCAGCCGTTCGATTTCTGATTTCGGTCAAATTTGGAATGTACTGCAAAAGCACAACGTAGAATTTGTTTCGATTACTGAAAAATTTGATACCTCTACCCCCATGGGCAGAGCCATGCTGCATATTATTATGGTGTTTGCTCAGCTTGAACGCGAAACAATTGCACAGCGCATTAAAGATAACTATTATCAGCGGGCCAAATATGGCTCTTGGCTTGGCGGACCGGCGCCGTTTGGTTTTGATATACAACGTACTTGCGAAAACGGTAAAAATGTTCCTGTTCTTGTTGCCAATAAGGATGCAGAGATTGTAAAGCACATTTTTACAGAATATGCGCAACCCAAAATTTCACTGGGTATGCTCGCTCGAATGCTTACCGCTGAGGATATCCCTTGTATTAAGCGTGAGCATTGGGACAGCGTAGCGCTCTCGCGTATTTTACATAACCCCTGTTACGTTTGCTTAACGCCCGAAGTTTACCTGTTTTATAAGAACAAAGGGGTTCAAATCTGTGGAGGTATAGAAGATTTTAGCCAAGATTACGCCGGATTGCTGATCGGTAAACGAGACCGTTCTGCGGGAAAATACACCGAGTTGGCAGACTGTCATTTTTCGCCTGCCAATCATAAGGGTTTTATTCCAGCTGCTATTTGGCTGCAATGCCAGCACAAACTAGACCGCAACCGCCAAATAAAAAACACCGGAAAAGGCAAGTATACATGGCTCTCGGGATTATTAAAATGCGGGGGCTGCGGTTATGGAATAAAAGTCTCAAAAACAAAGCAAAAACTTTATCTTCGCTGTTCGGGGCGAACGAACTACTCTGTTTGCAGTGAAAAGTTGTTGCTCTCTGTTGACGAAATTGAGTCTGCGGTAGGTGACTCAATCGAAACACTGTTGGCAGGCTGCTGCATTCAGCAAAACTCAGCTATAACTACAGCAGATTTAGATAGCAACGCTGCCCTTGCATTGATAGATACCAAAATAGAAAGGCTGCTTTTGACGATAACAGAAGCTAACAATGTTTCTATGAAATATATTAACAAAGAGCTTGGGAAGCTTGATGCAAAGAAAAATGATTTGCTAAAAAAAATTGCTGAACAGCACCTGCAAAAAAAAGGTGAAGAACTCCAAGACATCGAATTTTCCGCTCTGGAGTTTGAAGAAAAAAAAGTAGTTGCTGCACGGCTGATAAAAAAAGTAATTTTACACGGCGAAAATATTGAGATTGTATGGAATGTGTAA
- a CDS encoding polysaccharide deacetylase family protein has protein sequence MNYWVVGKRGLIGVTAALSICIVASFLAANQLGKAVFANADKRVLPIYSVETTEKTLALGFNCAWEDDDVPQILQILKENDVKATFFMVGQWVEEYPQSVKAIYDAGHEMGNHSYSHPDMTSLSREQIRQQIQKCDDAVEKVTGIRPKLFRAPSGAYNNSVVETAMAMGHSAIQWDCEQSHTKSNPQ, from the coding sequence TTGAACTATTGGGTAGTGGGCAAACGTGGATTAATTGGCGTTACAGCGGCATTAAGTATTTGTATAGTAGCGTCTTTTTTGGCTGCAAATCAATTGGGTAAAGCGGTTTTTGCAAATGCCGACAAGCGTGTGCTACCGATTTATTCGGTAGAAACAACTGAAAAAACATTAGCGCTTGGTTTTAACTGCGCGTGGGAGGATGATGACGTACCACAAATACTGCAGATTTTGAAAGAAAATGATGTTAAGGCAACCTTTTTTATGGTGGGCCAGTGGGTGGAAGAATACCCCCAAAGTGTAAAAGCAATCTACGATGCCGGCCATGAAATGGGTAATCATTCGTATTCGCATCCGGATATGACGAGTTTATCACGTGAACAAATACGCCAGCAGATACAAAAGTGTGATGACGCTGTAGAAAAAGTTACAGGTATCAGGCCAAAACTGTTCCGTGCGCCATCAGGGGCTTATAACAACTCTGTGGTAGAAACCGCTATGGCGATGGGGCACAGTGCTATCCAATGGGATTGTGAGCAATCCCATACTAAGTCCAACCCGCAATAA
- the cimA gene encoding citramalate synthase translates to MKQQIEIFDSTLRDGAQAEGIYFSVDDKLNIVKKLDQLGVAYIEAGNPGSNPKDLEFFERVRSIELRHARLVAFGSTRRKNTPVQEDKNCTALINADTDVISIFGKCCDLQVTEVLQTTLEENLSMIYDTVYYFVSHGKTVFFDAEHFYDGYKRNPEYAMKALQAAADAGAACLVLCDTNGGCFPNAIAEMTTVVCKKFTIAVGIHCHNDMGCAVANSIQAVQCGAVQVQGTYIGFGERCGNTNLSTVIPALQLKLGYACIPENKVKLITHTARYIAEIANYILPASTPIVGKSAFAHKGGMHVDGVQKLRRSFENIPPESVGNVRNILLSEVAGRTAVANKLAQLDPTITRNSPVTQEVLESLKELEHKGYQFESAQASLEIFLLKKLGMFTPFFELENFRIIGEQSRQYKQSSSAMIKVRVGDMSEITAAEGEGPVHALDRALRKALEIFYPTLAQTRLIDFKVRVIEQRAATASIVRVLIETTDGTSVWTTVGASADIIEASWYALADSVEYKLLQDSRNGNLKLQSIGMNEIE, encoded by the coding sequence ATGAAACAACAAATTGAAATATTCGATTCTACTCTTCGCGACGGTGCGCAAGCAGAGGGCATTTATTTTTCGGTAGATGATAAGCTGAATATTGTAAAAAAGCTTGACCAGCTCGGTGTAGCTTATATCGAGGCAGGGAACCCCGGTTCCAACCCGAAAGATTTGGAGTTTTTCGAGCGGGTTCGCAGCATCGAACTCCGCCATGCAAGGCTTGTGGCATTTGGCTCCACCCGCCGTAAGAATACCCCTGTACAGGAGGATAAAAACTGCACCGCCCTCATCAATGCGGATACAGATGTTATCTCCATCTTCGGTAAATGCTGCGACCTGCAGGTTACAGAAGTGCTTCAAACCACGCTTGAAGAAAACCTGAGCATGATTTACGATACGGTGTACTATTTTGTTTCTCATGGCAAAACCGTTTTTTTTGATGCCGAACACTTTTATGACGGATATAAGCGTAACCCGGAATACGCAATGAAAGCTTTGCAGGCGGCGGCGGATGCCGGTGCAGCCTGTTTGGTGTTATGCGATACCAACGGAGGGTGCTTCCCAAACGCAATTGCAGAAATGACCACCGTGGTGTGCAAAAAGTTTACGATTGCTGTAGGCATCCACTGCCATAATGATATGGGCTGTGCGGTGGCAAACTCGATACAGGCGGTGCAGTGCGGGGCGGTGCAGGTGCAGGGCACATACATCGGTTTTGGCGAGCGCTGCGGCAACACCAACCTATCTACCGTGATTCCTGCACTGCAGCTTAAACTCGGTTATGCCTGTATCCCTGAAAATAAGGTAAAACTCATCACCCATACAGCACGCTATATAGCAGAGATTGCAAACTATATTCTTCCTGCATCCACTCCCATTGTGGGCAAAAGTGCTTTTGCGCATAAGGGCGGTATGCATGTGGATGGTGTGCAGAAACTCCGCCGAAGTTTTGAAAATATTCCGCCTGAATCGGTTGGGAATGTGCGCAACATTTTGCTTTCTGAGGTTGCGGGCAGAACAGCCGTAGCAAATAAACTCGCACAGCTCGACCCTACCATCACACGCAACTCGCCTGTTACGCAAGAGGTTCTAGAGTCGCTGAAAGAACTGGAACATAAGGGCTATCAATTTGAATCTGCACAGGCAAGTCTTGAAATATTTTTACTTAAAAAACTTGGGATGTTTACCCCGTTTTTTGAGTTGGAAAATTTCCGTATTATTGGTGAGCAATCACGGCAATACAAACAAAGCTCATCTGCCATGATAAAAGTACGGGTTGGGGATATGAGTGAAATTACCGCTGCAGAGGGAGAAGGCCCTGTCCATGCGCTAGACCGCGCTTTGCGCAAGGCTTTGGAGATATTTTACCCTACGTTGGCGCAAACAAGGCTGATTGATTTTAAAGTGCGTGTCATCGAGCAGCGTGCTGCTACGGCATCGATTGTACGTGTATTGATCGAAACAACCGACGGTACATCGGTATGGACCACCGTGGGGGCATCTGCCGACATTATAGAAGCCAGCTGGTATGCACTTGCAGATTCGGTGGAATATAAGTTGCTTCAAGATTCGCGAAACGGTAATCTAAAATTACAGAGTATCGGCATGAATGAGATAGAATAG
- a CDS encoding Dabb family protein, with protein MIRHIVFWNLKEEADGRSKLENATLMKEKLEALVGKVEGLRKAEVGFNFTDGGYDLCLYSECDSKEALAVYQNHPEHVKVKEFVHKVILNRAVCDSEF; from the coding sequence ATGATTCGTCACATTGTTTTTTGGAACCTCAAAGAAGAAGCTGATGGACGCAGCAAACTGGAAAACGCAACACTGATGAAAGAAAAATTAGAAGCTTTGGTGGGTAAAGTAGAAGGGTTGCGCAAGGCAGAGGTTGGCTTTAATTTTACCGATGGGGGATACGACCTCTGCTTGTACAGCGAGTGTGACAGCAAAGAGGCTTTGGCAGTTTACCAAAACCACCCGGAACATGTTAAGGTAAAAGAATTTGTGCACAAAGTTATTTTAAACCGTGCAGTGTGCGACAGCGAGTTTTAG
- a CDS encoding calcium-translocating P-type ATPase, PMCA-type produces the protein MAWHNENKDDILKKLGTDPSQGLSQQRAAQLLAEHGENRLKGKAKKTNLQRFAEQFKDFMVIILIIAAIVSFVVALNGHDKTEFLEPIIILGIVILNAVIGVVQESKAEKALEALQNMSAPTAKAYRAGKIQVIPATELVSGDVIILEAGDFVPADARLLESASLRCEESALTGESVPTEKDANARVEENAPLGDRVNMVYSGTSVVYGRAKAVITSTGMGTEMGVIAKLLDNEEDEQTPLQHKLSKLGKVLGLVALGVCAVIFVIGIFSGMPLMEIFMTSVSLAVAAIPEGLPAIVAIVLAMGVQRMVKKNAIIRRLPAVETLGSASVICSDKTGTLTQNRMTLVKAWAGESVEDITGSESERIKSLLMLGTLCCDASIENDGGKETYIGDPTEVAIVAAALKNGIDKARINADCPRVAELPFDSDRKLMTTVNMINGKPVAIVKGAFDVLSKRLIDFDETEALAINAKMGEDALRVLAVAVKPLDDVPQKPTSEELEQGLTFSGLLGMIDPPREEAKEAVATCIKAGIRPIMITGDHVVTASAIARQLGILTEGTEAISGTELSAMNEQELGINIRKYSVYARVSPEDKIRIVKAWQNTGAVVSMTGDGVNDAPALKAADIGCAMGITGTEVAKGASDMILTDDNFATIVSAVKEGRGIYDNIKKAVQFLLGSNIGELFAVFFAMIFWQKSPLLAIQLLWINLVTDGLPALALGMEPVESDVMLRRPKPKNESIFAQGLGVRVVLQGLMFAALTLTGFYIGFQAGGTVQAAQTMAFLVLAVSQLFHAFNVRSTHSLFVVGLGSNPYMLGAFAVSLLLIALITFIPPVAMVFGLVVLTKQLYLTALGLAFVPVVIIEIEKLGKFVLRKMRDK, from the coding sequence TTGGCTTGGCACAATGAAAACAAAGATGACATTCTTAAAAAATTAGGTACCGACCCATCGCAAGGTCTCTCTCAACAAAGGGCAGCGCAGTTGCTGGCAGAGCATGGTGAGAACCGCCTGAAGGGCAAAGCGAAAAAAACAAATCTTCAAAGGTTTGCAGAACAGTTTAAAGATTTTATGGTGATCATCCTTATTATAGCTGCGATTGTTTCTTTTGTTGTGGCGCTTAACGGCCATGATAAAACCGAGTTTTTAGAGCCCATCATTATACTTGGCATTGTAATTCTTAACGCTGTTATCGGCGTAGTGCAAGAAAGCAAAGCAGAAAAAGCGCTTGAAGCTTTGCAAAATATGTCTGCACCCACAGCAAAAGCTTACCGTGCAGGTAAAATTCAAGTAATACCTGCTACCGAATTGGTTAGTGGGGATGTTATTATCCTAGAAGCAGGCGATTTCGTGCCCGCCGACGCACGTTTGCTTGAATCGGCAAGCCTTAGGTGCGAGGAGTCTGCACTCACAGGTGAGTCGGTCCCTACAGAGAAAGACGCAAATGCGCGGGTAGAAGAAAACGCCCCCTTGGGCGACCGTGTTAATATGGTATATTCGGGCACCTCGGTTGTATACGGCAGGGCAAAAGCGGTGATTACTTCTACCGGTATGGGCACCGAAATGGGCGTAATAGCTAAATTGCTTGATAACGAAGAAGATGAGCAAACACCGCTGCAGCATAAGCTCTCTAAACTCGGCAAGGTGCTTGGTTTGGTTGCGCTCGGCGTGTGCGCTGTTATATTTGTCATCGGTATTTTTTCGGGCATGCCGCTGATGGAAATTTTCATGACTTCCGTATCACTCGCGGTTGCAGCAATTCCCGAGGGGCTCCCTGCAATTGTTGCCATCGTGCTTGCCATGGGTGTACAGCGTATGGTCAAAAAAAATGCGATTATACGCCGCCTTCCCGCAGTAGAAACGTTGGGAAGCGCATCGGTTATCTGCTCGGATAAAACGGGTACACTCACCCAAAATCGTATGACTTTGGTGAAGGCGTGGGCAGGCGAAAGCGTTGAAGATATAACGGGCAGCGAAAGTGAGCGCATTAAAAGCCTGCTCATGCTCGGTACACTTTGCTGCGATGCAAGCATCGAAAACGACGGCGGAAAAGAAACATATATCGGCGACCCAACAGAGGTTGCTATAGTGGCAGCGGCACTGAAAAACGGAATAGACAAAGCGAGAATTAATGCCGACTGCCCCCGTGTGGCAGAGCTGCCGTTCGATTCGGACCGTAAATTGATGACCACCGTAAATATGATTAACGGCAAACCCGTTGCCATTGTAAAAGGCGCTTTTGATGTGTTATCCAAGCGCCTGATTGATTTTGACGAAACCGAAGCCCTTGCGATTAACGCAAAGATGGGTGAGGATGCTTTGCGCGTACTTGCGGTTGCGGTAAAACCTTTGGACGATGTACCGCAAAAACCTACCTCTGAAGAATTGGAGCAAGGGCTTACTTTTTCAGGCTTGCTTGGTATGATCGACCCACCGCGTGAAGAGGCAAAAGAGGCTGTTGCCACATGCATCAAGGCGGGTATCCGCCCCATTATGATTACCGGAGACCATGTGGTAACAGCAAGCGCGATTGCACGTCAGCTTGGTATACTTACCGAGGGCACTGAGGCAATTTCCGGCACAGAGCTTTCTGCTATGAATGAGCAGGAACTGGGCATTAACATCCGCAAATACTCGGTATATGCACGTGTTTCGCCCGAAGATAAAATTCGCATCGTTAAAGCTTGGCAAAATACCGGAGCAGTGGTATCCATGACAGGGGACGGTGTAAACGATGCCCCTGCACTGAAAGCGGCTGATATCGGCTGTGCCATGGGCATTACAGGTACCGAGGTTGCAAAAGGCGCATCGGATATGATCTTAACAGACGATAACTTTGCAACAATTGTAAGTGCCGTCAAAGAGGGCAGAGGAATCTACGATAACATCAAAAAAGCCGTGCAATTTCTGCTTGGTTCCAATATCGGTGAACTTTTTGCAGTATTTTTTGCAATGATTTTTTGGCAGAAATCGCCGCTTCTTGCAATTCAGCTGCTTTGGATTAACCTTGTAACCGATGGTCTGCCTGCTTTGGCGCTGGGTATGGAGCCTGTGGAATCCGACGTGATGCTCCGCCGCCCCAAACCGAAAAACGAAAGTATTTTTGCACAGGGCTTGGGTGTGCGGGTAGTGCTGCAAGGCTTGATGTTCGCTGCACTTACGCTTACGGGCTTTTATATCGGCTTTCAGGCAGGCGGTACGGTGCAAGCCGCACAAACAATGGCGTTTTTGGTACTTGCGGTTTCCCAACTGTTCCATGCTTTTAATGTACGTTCTACCCATTCGCTGTTTGTAGTGGGGCTGGGCAGTAACCCGTATATGCTGGGTGCTTTTGCCGTTTCGCTTCTTCTCATTGCATTGATCACGTTTATACCCCCAGTAGCAATGGTGTTTGGTTTAGTTGTACTAACCAAACAGCTGTACCTTACGGCTTTGGGTTTGGCATTTGTACCTGTTGTTATTATTGAAATTGAAAAGTTGGGCAAATTTGTTTTACGCAAAATGAGAGATAAATAA
- a CDS encoding LysR family transcriptional regulator: MDLQHYRNFVSIVEEGSLTAASKKIHVAQPALSNQLKAFEKEFGTQLMKRGSRKLELTDAGQILYKKAKHLCELESSAYKEVADCVSGAAGTLRLGLTPSNAATFFEGLLLNFHRDNPDIRYELHETVSNEIIDLLQNGVIEIGIVRTPFQISNQFEVLQTKEDPMVAVYNKDCGWFKGKSKSVSVAQLEDVPLCIIRRFEPMVSEACFKAGFAPHLMCINTQLITNMMWAKKSIGAAIMPLSSLKDFENDRLNYKLIEDTSLCTRRAIVTVKDRYLSVVAQNFLNLCKKQMI; encoded by the coding sequence ATGGATTTACAGCATTACCGCAATTTTGTATCCATTGTAGAAGAGGGGAGTCTCACAGCAGCATCAAAAAAAATACATGTTGCCCAGCCTGCACTCAGCAACCAACTTAAGGCATTTGAAAAAGAATTTGGCACACAACTAATGAAGCGCGGTTCGCGTAAACTTGAACTTACCGATGCAGGACAAATTTTATACAAAAAGGCAAAACATCTTTGTGAGCTTGAAAGTTCGGCATATAAAGAAGTTGCCGATTGTGTGAGTGGGGCGGCAGGCACTTTGCGTTTGGGGCTTACGCCGTCCAATGCGGCAACTTTTTTCGAGGGCTTGCTGCTCAATTTTCATAGAGACAACCCCGATATTCGGTACGAACTGCATGAGACAGTTTCCAACGAAATCATAGATTTACTGCAAAATGGGGTGATAGAAATTGGTATTGTGCGCACCCCATTTCAGATATCCAACCAATTTGAAGTGTTGCAAACAAAAGAAGACCCAATGGTTGCCGTATACAATAAAGACTGTGGTTGGTTTAAGGGCAAGTCAAAAAGTGTTTCTGTTGCACAACTGGAGGATGTGCCGCTGTGCATCATACGCCGTTTTGAACCGATGGTTTCGGAAGCTTGCTTTAAAGCAGGGTTTGCTCCGCACTTGATGTGCATCAACACACAGCTTATTACAAACATGATGTGGGCAAAAAAGAGCATCGGTGCGGCGATTATGCCCCTTTCATCGCTAAAAGACTTTGAAAATGACCGCTTAAACTACAAATTGATTGAGGATACTTCGCTTTGCACAAGAAGGGCAATTGTAACGGTGAAAGACCGTTATCTTTCGGTGGTTGCACAAAATTTTTTAAATCTTTGCAAAAAACAAATGATTTAA
- a CDS encoding MATE family efflux transporter, translated as METTSKPELEEKHEKKHTMISGNPTRAIITFAIPMILGNIFQQLYNTADAVIVGQFIGENALASVGVANPIMSIVIFFIFGICVGMSVLMAQLYGAKDYSGFKKEASTSLIAGLVFTVVLSVLCCILSKPILVLTKTPAEILNDADLYLKIIFIGLIFSFLYNYYSAALRAIGDSKTPFLFLLLSSVLNVVLDIFFIKVLHTGVEGAAIATVISQAVSSILCVIYVYRKIPLLALKRNEFIFEKSILVKTINYSWVSAVQQTFLYVGRLLVQGAVNPFGTSVIAAYNAATRVEGFVLAPFDSMSASTSTYCAQNMGAGLNHRMKSGYKICTVINVIYSLVACAVLFFFSPQIMALFVNANESASVITVGCEYLQLMAFFYILAGMTYIMQGFFRGVGKLKITMITTGSQILIRVILSYILVPKFGVSGVCYATLVGWIFMFLFEGTCAKQYFKQINA; from the coding sequence ATGGAAACGACAAGCAAACCTGAATTAGAGGAAAAACATGAAAAAAAACATACGATGATCTCGGGCAACCCCACCCGGGCAATTATAACCTTTGCCATCCCAATGATATTGGGCAACATCTTTCAACAGCTTTACAATACAGCCGATGCCGTAATTGTCGGGCAGTTTATCGGTGAAAATGCATTGGCATCGGTAGGCGTGGCAAACCCGATTATGTCTATTGTTATCTTTTTTATTTTTGGCATTTGCGTGGGCATGTCGGTGCTGATGGCTCAGCTTTACGGCGCAAAAGATTACAGCGGCTTTAAAAAAGAAGCTTCCACTTCGCTGATAGCAGGGCTTGTGTTTACGGTTGTACTTTCGGTGTTGTGCTGCATACTTTCCAAACCAATACTTGTTCTTACCAAAACCCCCGCCGAAATACTAAATGATGCTGACCTCTACCTTAAAATTATATTTATCGGGCTGATATTCTCGTTTTTATACAACTATTACTCGGCAGCACTTCGTGCCATTGGGGATTCGAAAACTCCCTTTTTGTTTTTACTGCTGTCTTCGGTACTAAACGTGGTGTTGGATATCTTTTTCATCAAAGTATTGCACACCGGTGTAGAAGGGGCTGCAATCGCAACGGTAATATCGCAGGCAGTTTCATCTATACTTTGTGTCATTTATGTATACCGAAAAATACCCCTTTTGGCACTAAAACGAAACGAGTTTATTTTTGAAAAAAGCATCCTTGTTAAAACTATCAACTACAGCTGGGTATCAGCGGTACAGCAAACATTTTTGTATGTAGGCAGGCTGTTGGTGCAAGGTGCAGTAAATCCGTTCGGCACCAGTGTAATTGCAGCTTACAACGCTGCAACCCGCGTAGAGGGGTTTGTGCTTGCCCCGTTTGACAGCATGTCTGCCTCAACTTCAACCTATTGTGCTCAAAATATGGGGGCAGGGCTGAATCACCGTATGAAAAGCGGTTACAAAATCTGTACTGTTATCAATGTAATTTACTCTTTGGTTGCTTGCGCGGTGCTCTTCTTTTTCTCACCGCAAATTATGGCATTGTTTGTAAACGCCAACGAATCCGCCTCGGTTATCACTGTAGGATGCGAGTATTTGCAGCTGATGGCTTTCTTCTATATCCTTGCAGGTATGACTTACATTATGCAGGGCTTTTTCCGCGGGGTAGGTAAACTGAAAATTACTATGATTACCACCGGCTCGCAGATTTTGATACGAGTGATTTTATCTTACATTTTGGTACCCAAGTTTGGTGTAAGCGGTGTGTGTTACGCAACACTGGTTGGCTGGATATTTATGTTCTTGTTTGAAGGTACTTGTGCCAAACAGTACTTTAAACAAATTAATGCATAG